Proteins found in one Pempheris klunzingeri isolate RE-2024b chromosome 6, fPemKlu1.hap1, whole genome shotgun sequence genomic segment:
- the magoh gene encoding protein mago nashi homolog — translation MSTSDFYLRYYVGHKGKFGHEFLEFEFRPDGKLRYANNSNYKNDVMIRKEAYVHKSVMEELKRIIDDSEITKEDDALWPPPDRVGRQELEIVIGDEHISFTTSKIGSLIDVNQSKDPEGLRVFYYLVQDLKCLVFSLIGLHFKIKPI, via the exons ATGTCAACCAGCGACTTCTATTTGAGATATTATGTGGGACACAAGGGGAAGTTTGGACACGAGTTCTTGGAATTTGAATTTAGACCCGACG GTAAACTGAGATACGCaaacaacagcaactacaaGAATGACGTGATGATCAGGAAAGAG GCGTACGTACACAAAAGTgtgatggaggagctgaagaggatcATCGACGACAGTGAGATCACCAAGGAAGATGATGCTCTGTGGCCGCCTCCCGACAGAGTTGGCAGACAG GAATTGGAGATCGTCATTGGAGATGAGCACATTTCATTCACAACTTCCAAAATTGGCTCCTTGATTGACGTCAACCAGTCAAA GGACCCCGAAGGCCTGCGCGTGTTCTACTACCTGGTGCAAGATCTGAAGTGTCTCGTCTTCAGCCTCATCGGTCTACACTTCAAGATCAAGCCTATCTAA
- the aatf gene encoding protein AATF — protein sequence MAGSFSQELEDLLNPLPKFADPEDDDDDEATKARVIDRLNEEDDEEEEDAAGRSALRKRNTSLLVETDRRYVGKPVSRKQLLMDMEGSGEEEDEDDDDDDDEEEEEEGSIGEQEDEKEEDDSMGDEEEEEEEEEEEGSDGQPGAKLMSKTKGGDMTFPQGVDFHRLTEGMDDLGVSEDDDDGEETEGSNEGDGSDDDEMDDDDDDDDDDDDEEEDGEEEATVRTFSQEKIDEEVEKGKAVKTQLALWDQLLEGRIKMQKALVTANQLPQPQTFPEFKRRGGAELTGVLKNTHKALKALQRSLLELHDELLYQSPDTRSIVLGRTGARDEDEEINSDENEDEGGSAEDGGAPKRKLEMAEYPDFMAKRFAAFQPYSNTTLQKWHDKTRLTMGKSSKGFGAFDRNILTQVEQVLMDNERLVRRTQTRRSEYRVLGKREALTPETVCTEGEEAEQQLKANTHLKDLDEDVFDDDDFYHQLLRELIERRTSAADPNDQVAMGRQWLAIQKLRSKIKKKVDTKASKGRKVRFHIHSKLVNFMAPIDHSAMNDEARNELYRSLFGQNSAARQVLVGST from the coding sequence ATGGCGGGCTCGTTTTCTCAGGAGCTCGAGGATTTGTTGAATCCTTTGCCCAAATTTGCCGATCCAGaagatgacgatgatgacgagGCCACCAAAGCCAGAGTGATAGACAGATTAAACGAGGAGgacgatgaagaggaagaagatgcgGCTGGCCGCAGTGCTCTGCGGAAGCGCAACACGTCCCTGCTCGTAGAGACGGACAGACGGTACGTGGGGAAGCCGGTCTCACGGAAACAGCTGCTGATGGACATGGAGGGAtctggtgaggaggaggacgaagatgatgatgatgatgatgatgaagaggaagaggaggagggcagcATAGGAGAGCAAgaggatgaaaaagaggaggatgatTCTATgggggatgaagaggaggaggaggaggaggaggaggaggagggcagtgATGGACAGCCAGGTGCTAAACTGATGTCTAAGACAAAGGGAGGTGACATGACCTTTCCTCAGGGAGTGGACTTCCACAGACTGACAGAAGGCATGGATGACCTGGGAGTGAGCGAAGATGACGACGATGGCGAAGAGACCGAAGGCAGCAATGAAGGTGATGGCTCTGATGACGATGAGAtggacgacgacgacgacgatgatgatgatgatgatgatgaggaagaagatggtGAGGAAGAGGCGACCGTCCGCACATTTTCCCAAGAGAAAATAGACGAGGAGGTTGAGAAAGGGAAGGCTGTGAAGACCCAGCTGGCCCTGTGGGACCAGCTGCTCGAGGGTCGGATCAAAATGCAGAAGGCCCTGGTGACGGCCAACCAGCTCCCACAGCCGCAGACTTTCCCAGAGTTCAAGAGGAGAGGCGGGGCTGAGCTCACAGGGGTgctgaagaacacacacaaggcTCTGAAAGCTCTGCAGCGGTCCCTGCTGGAGCTGCACGATGAGCTGCTGTACCAGAGTCCAGACACGAGGTCCATTGTTCTGGGGAGGACGGGAGCTcgggatgaagatgaggagatAAACAGCGATGAGAATGAGGACGAAGGGGGGTCGGCAGAGGACGGTGGAGCACCCAAACGAAAACTGGAGATGGCGGAGTACCCGGACTTCATGGCCAAACGTTTTGCCGCTTTCCAGCCGTACAGTAACACCACGCTGCAAAAGTGGCACGACAAGACCAGACTGACTATGGGCAAAAGCAGCAAGGGCTTCGGGGCATTTGACAGAAACATTCTGACCCAGGTGGAGCAGGTGCTGATGGACAATGAGAGGCTGGTGAGGCGCACCCAGACCCGACGCTCAGAGTACAGAGTCCTGGGGAAGAGAGAGGCCCTCACCCCTGAGACCGTCTGcacggagggagaggaggcggagcagcagctgaaagcaaacacacacctgaaggACCTGGACGAGGACGTGTTCGATGACGACGATTTCTACCACCAGCTGCTAAGAGAGCTGATCGAGCGCAGGACGAGCGCAGCGGACCCTAACGACCAGGTGGCCATGGGCCGGCAGTGGCTGGCCATCCAGAAGCTGCGCAGCAAGATCAAGAAGAAGGTGGACACCAAAGCCAGCAAGGGGCGGAAAGTCAGATTCCACATCCACAGCAAGCTGGTGAACTTCATGGCCCCTATCGACCACAGCGCGATGAACGACGAGGCGCGCAACGAACTGTACCGCAGCCTCTTCGGACAGAACAGCGCAGCCAGGCAGGTGCTCGTGGGGAGCACGTAA